The genome window GACATTGCTTATGGAGGTTTGAGCACCCTCATATCTAACCATTATATACAGTGTGTTGTCTTAAATTCCAGTTGTCAGATTTCACCGATTACTGTCATGTTATCTTCTTCCTCACTGAGATTTCTCTGGCTTCCTGTCCACCCCAGTGTATTTCAGGGACAGATAGCTGGCAGAGGGTGAACACCAGTATGCCGGTCAAGTCTCCTCGCTTTGCCCTGTTTGATCTGGCAGAGGGTAAATCCTACAGCTTCCGCGTGCGCTGCTGCAACTCCGCAGGTGTGGGTGATCCTTCTATATCCACAGGAGAGATCACTGTTGGAGATAAACTCGGTGAGCAGGAAAGACTTGCATGTCTATCAGTGCTAGTGTTACATCTTTTCAGGACCCTCCTGTATATATAACCTATAATCTATATCATAATATCATTAGTTTATTTTCCAGACTGTTGGTTCTTTCTAAATTATATTCTCTGATCCCAATCTCATTCAAACCTCTTTCTTTGCAGACCTGCCCTCAGTTCCGGGCGATGCAGTTGCCATCAGGAACACTGACACCTCTGTGGTGGTCACCTGGGGGGCGTCTAAGGATGTGAAACACCTGGTGGGCTACTATGTTGAATGTAGTGTGGTGGGCACGGAGGTCTGGATGCCTTGCAACAACAAACCTGTCAAGCAGACCAGGTAGTTAATTTAACAGCTGCAGTTAAGTCATTTCTGGGTTTATGAATTCATATGTCATAATTGAttgcttaaaggaccagtgtgtaggatttagtatCATCTAAATGatgttgcagattgcaaccaagtGATAACCCCTCGCCCTCCCCCCTCCTGTTCTaccatgtaggagaacctacagtggccatgAAAACGCTAAAGGCCCTCtatctagagccagtgtttggtttgtccattggGGGCTAGAAACTtggcaggctctgtggaagaggatcTGCTCCctatagatataaagggctcattctaagctgaTGAAAACAGCTTAGAATAACATATATTATGTatgaattaaaacatacttatttaaaacttaattaaaacatacttatgaatattatattccgtctctgccaatagatccccataaatcttacacactagTCTTTAAAAAGGCACACACCCAAAATGTAGGTAAAATAATTATCATAATTAATTTTGGTGTTCAAGTTAGATGACCTAATTGAAAACTGGAGCTGCAAAAATAGAATATTggtcaaaaaaataaatgtgactgatttgttttttctttgattcattatcatcatcaatcaCCTTGTATGTTTAGATATAGATAGCTATAGATAGCAAAACAACTAAATAGCTAAAACATAGCATAACAGTAACACAAGACAAGTCACAAAATCAGTGAACTGACTTAATAATGTCAGTTACGCAGCAATAAAGTTAGtcaagctactggtcataccagaccatgTAGCCAAGGTTGTCACAGTAAAACCCCTGTGTGTATTAAGTTGAGCAAGGGGGATTTTATTGCCTATTAATCGaccttttcatttgtaagaggaagagggtgttatttcatattttttatcataataaaataaaaattataatgTTGCTCTTAATGTGCAAAATCAATCAGTCAGCTCATTAGCTAATGCTAGCCTATTTGGCTATTCATTTTCAGGGTAATTAGCAAGGGCACTACTACTTCATAAAATAAAGTACCTATTTTCTCTAGGCTTTAGTACAGGGCTACACATTTTAgtttatgaatattttctgcttccaCAGCTGGAAAGCCTCCAAGTAACCTTTGTAAAACTAAATTCTGTTGGTtgccatttattttcacagttgCGTAAAAGTTTCTAGCTATTACTCCTGCTGCTGAAACTGAGTGCAATGATAATATAAGTCTCTTGACCTCTTTTTCTTGAATGTGTTCAGGTTTGTGTGTCATGGCCTGACCACCGGGGCAAACTACGTGTTTAGGGTGAAGGCGGTCAACGCCGCTGGATACAGCCATACCTCCGTCGAATCTGATGCTGTGATTGTACAGGCTGCCATCTGTGAGTGTCCTCATAATTCATCTCCATTATTCACTTTGCCTGTAGCATTCAAGccattctctctccctctgttccATCCTCCCagctatttttaaacattatttctcCTCTCTAGAAAGACATGTATACTTTAAATTCattcaacacattcacacacatgacCTGCAGCCATCTGTTCTTTGCAACTGAGCAGTGAGCTTCTCTGAACTCATCGTTGGTCATGAACCTTGTTCATTTTCATCACGCCAATTTTTCCCCACTtttctaaacaaacatttttaaatcattattttcattttttccatatCTTGTCTGTTCGATTTTGTTCAGACACTGTTTGCTTCATATATACCATCTCTTCTGTCTCACAGTTCttgcatttctttcatttaataaatgcaAGTGGCATATAACATGTTcatataacatgttttaattgatttgcATGTGCCTGCCTGATCTACTCATCACTAACACTTGTCTTTGGATCTTGTTGTTTTGTCAATCccgtttctttcattttttagtGACAAGGTCAAATAACAAATTAGATGATCGTCTACATTGCTTGTACTTTGTGTATTGATTTctatataaattatttttgcTTGAGTTCTGTTTTGCCGTTTGATAACTCTTCAGGGTTGCCTCTTGGTGCATGGCCAAGGTGAAGGCTAAAACACTGTGTTCTTAAAGAGCATGAATCTAATGAGAGTCTCATCTGGCTTCGGAGATTCTCTTAGCCTGAAACTTATCCTGCTTCTGGCCTCGAGTGTAAGTACTTTATCCATTACAATGACCCTAAAAAAAGTGTGTTACTTCTGTGCCCAAAGCATGCAGCGTGTTTAACTGTAGCACTTGTAATCGTGTGAGATCTTAACACTAATGACAACTAAGATCCTTGCAATCTTTGTTGTATGTGATGAGCCTGCTCGTTAATGCAGTCATCTGTATGAGATGACTTATGAGATTGAATTTGTATTCCTTCAATATTAAAATCTCAATGTCTGAGAATTatcctgtttaaaaaaacatcatttattcttttacaATAAACACTGACCAGCAAATCTACTCTCTTCTCAGCCGTCCCTGGGAAGCCCACTAATGTGACCCTGCTGGAAGCTGTCAAGGACCACATGGTGCTGGGCTGGTCTGCGCCTGCCAACGATGGAGGAGCTGATATCAGGGGATACTTTGTGGACTATAGGACCGTGAAGGGAGGCGTTCATGGGAAATGGCATGAAATGAACCACGAGGCAGTGACTACAACCTCCTATAAAGTAAGTTCTTTTATTTCAGTTACAATGCCCAGTGTCATTATTGACTGTATTTTGTTAAGCTGGCAGCCAGTTTGACCTTACTGCCATGTTGTGTATAAACGATGAAGCACAAATGAGATTATCTATGTggtaattattataattaaactGCTGCTCAGAGTTAtatgatttcattttttgaatCATTTCTAATTATCTGCATTTTGTTTCACCTTAGGCTGAGAACCTGAAGGAGAACGTGTTCTACCAGTTCCAGGTGCGTGCTATGAACATGGCAGGTGTGAGCAAAGCCTCTCTGCACAGTGCAAACCTGGAGTGCAAGGAATGGACCATTACTGTGCCAGGTACAGTATGAGAGACAACTTTAGAGAGACAAAATACTCAACAAAGTAATGCCAAGTCAAGTCAAGATTCATTTTAAGTACATTATTACATAGAAAGTGTCTCAGAATATGGATCGAGGAGGCAATTAgctgaaaaattaaaacaaaaactattagCTGTCTTAATAACGAGCTTCTAGTGCAGTTTCAGTGCTCCTCCTGGTTTCTGTCACTCCCGACACCAtgcttccaaaagatattcgctaattttagtgtttttagttATGCAGAATGCTGCATGTTGTTCccaaatctcccataggtgtttaATTGAGTTGAAATCTAATGAGTGTTAAGTTCAAATCAAATGATTCATATCATTCTCagactcatcaaaccattcagtgatcCCTttatggaagcatctgcatttattatatttgttacCTCGCCTGTATACACAACTTTGGCTTTTTCAGCGCAGTGGACAATGCATCATCTGAAATTGTTCTTAAAGAGAATGGACTATCTAAGTGTCTCAATTCAATTTACAAAAGACGACGGAAACAACAAAAGTACTAACACACAGTACAACTGATGCAAAAGAAGATAAAAGCATGGACCAAAGCACAATAAATGCACAGAAAATAGTTTTGGTATCATTATCCAAGTTCATATTAACATGTGGTACAAGAATAACAGAGAagaacacagaaacactcagtTATCTCACTATTTACAGCATTTGCTACAATGCATATTAAATAGATTGCCAATGCATTGTATTTTCAGAAACTTGCCAATAAATCAACGCCTTAGAATATTTTACTGAATTTGTATTCCTGTGTTGATATGGTATATTTGAAAtctttttcaaatatattttctttccatttgGGCAGTTGATCCCCACATTATTCAAACTATCCTACAGTTCTTCAGAAGTAACGTGAAAACCCAGTAAAACACTTATTGAAGTTCCCTCCCTCGTTTGTCCTCCAAGGTGTTCCTGTTGGTCTTCATGTGCTGGAGGTTCGTGACTCCTCTGTTGTGGTTCTGTGGGAGCCACCTGCATTTGAGGGCCGCACTCCTGTCAACGGCTACTACGTGGACATCAAGGAGGCATCTGCTGGACATAAGGGCTGGAAGGCAGTCCATGAGAAGGCCACCAAGACGAAATACCTGAAAGTGAGGAAGATGAATAGAACAttttatatatctttttaaatgtagctGAGATCTGCTGATGGTAAAATTCCCTCCGACTCCTTATGTGCCAACTCAGGTGACTGGGCTGAAGGCTGGTACATCCTACGTCTTCCGTGTGCGTGCTCAAAATCTTGCTGGAGTTGGAAAGCCCTCAGCAACCTTAGGCCCAGTTGTGGCACATACTCGCTCTGGTGAGTGTGATTGTTATGTAACTCACACATTCAGTCACATTGTGAATTTGTAGATCTCATGTTATGTCCACAAACATGACCATTTACTGGTAAAAGTAATCATTTACTCTCCCTTCCTTAGGCAACAAGGAGATTTATGTGGATGTCGATGATGATGGTGTGATCTCTATGATATTTGAGTGCTCTGAGATGAGTGAGGGCTCTGAGTTTGTTTGGTCCAAGAATTATAAGACTATCACAGACAGTTCTCGCCTGACTATTGTCACCGAACATGGCAGGTAAGCATCCAATGCAATTTGTCATGCAGCTTCCAGGAAGCCAATTGATTAATCTCCACTGCGAATATTTTCCACATCTTTAAAACCCCTCTTGTCCAAGTTCTTCCTCTTTCCTTAAACCCTGTTGTTCTCATGTGTCCTTATCTCCAGGTCCAGAGCTATCTTTAACAGTCCCTCCCTCGAGGATCTGGGCATCTTCTCCTGTGTGGTCACCAACACTGATGGCATCTCCTCCAGCTACACACTCACTGAGGAGGGTGAGTCAGCCCCACAGTCTTAGGGGTCTGAAACTCGATtctcttgttatttttttggGTGATGTCAGTGCTAAAGGTGTGAGGAGGGCCTGAAGGGCTGTGTATACTGCTGTCTGTTATCCTGTTTCAACAGCTGCACCAAATTGACCTCTGTTACACTCTGGGATACGTGCGTGTTTGTCTTGAAGCTTGTCTCAAACGACGTTGCCCTGTATGTTTGTCAGAGTTGTAACATTTGTATTTGACACATATCTTGACAGTCTTGACAGCATTAATGTTACTTCTTTAAAATACCGTCAAACaagagaaaagtaaaacaagCAGTAGGTGGGGTGATGAAGTGAAGGGTTTTGCAGAGGTcacaacattcacacattttgttgccgttgttatttgttatttgacAGGTCTTATGCGTCTTCTGGACATCAGCCATGAGCACAAGTTCCCTGGTAAATATTCCACCACATCACACTTATTGCTGATaccacattttttcttttcatcattatCACTTAACACAACAAACACTCTATAAGTGCAGGTTTGTCTTGGATATTGTGGCTACCAAGCCTGGTACTTTATTCACCATGTACATAGCTATATAAGAACAGTATATATTGATACTACAAAGGCTTTCATCAATGTGGTTCTCTCCAGTTATTCCCTTTAAGCAGGAAATGTCCATGGAGTTGCTTGAGAAGGGTCGTGTGCGATTCTGGACTCAGCTGGAGAAATTCACTGCGGACTGCCAAGTGGAGTATGTCTTTAATGACGTCATTGTTAGTGAGGGAAAGGTAAGGAACTTAAGGAACTTAAGGAAAGGAATTTTTCTCTCTTGATCATGTTGTCCCATATGTTCTATTTTGTATCATCTTCCACAAACTAATCATAGGCTTACAACTGACATGTTCTCTTTTTTGCCTCCAGAAATACCAAATGCACTTTGACAAGTCCACTGGCATTATTGAAATGTACTTGGAGTCTCTGGAGGTCACCGATGAGGGAACTTTCACCTTTAACCTGGTGGATGGCAAGGCCAAGGGCACAACCAGCTTGGTGCTCATTGGAGAAGGTATAGATGCAAGTTTTACTTCCATGTAGATGTTGTGAATACAGATTTTTCAATATCTTCTTATTAAATATGGATAAGGAAGAGAAACCATGCAGATTATTTGGAACACCTGAAAATTCTTGCTCTGCTGGGTATATTTTATTTGATGCATTTAAAGCATATGTCCATTGAGGGGCAGCAGAAGACAACCTTTCGTTACTGTCACACATTTATGTTTCATGGAGCTGACTTTCTGGTGCATTGCCTCTGAGAATTTTTAGTTATGTAAAAGAGAGGGCTTCTGTTGTGAGGACTGAAAATCTGGTGTTTAACAGTTCATGTTGTTGTTATCTAGAATTCAGGGAGCTTCAAAAGAAATCTGAATTTGAGAGAGCAGAATGGATCAGGAAACAAGGTAAGAGATCTTACTTTTCTGTTATATTTGTATAACACTAATTACTTAAGTGTGTTTCTGTAACAAGTTTTTGCTGGGTGTCCACAGGTCCTCACTTTGTTGAGTACCTCAACTTCACCGTTACTCCAgaatgtgatgtgctgttgaaATGCAAGGtaagaaaaataacacacacacacacaaacacaaaaatattcatattgctgttgatgtttttgtaaaAGGTGCGGCACAAACATATTGCTATCTCTTCTATTTCTCTCCACAGATAGGAAATATCAAACCAGAGACTGAGATCTTCTGGTCCAAGGACAACATTGAGATTAAAGAGGATGATGAGGAAGCTCAGAAAATTGAGCAAAAAGACGGCGTCCTGACCTTTAATATCGGAAAGGTCAGACCATTAGACAGAGGCCATGCTTTGTGAGGAGTCGTGAGCTCATGAGCAAGGAGCTAAAAGCGATGCTTCTAATACAGCTATGCTTCCATTGTAGAGCTAGACTAAATGCTACGCTGCCAACCATccctctctgacacacagaaTCATAAATGATGAAACACTTGGAAAAATATTCACGTTCCTGCGTCCTGCTGGAGTGCTGCTGGAGCCAGCGCGTCAGCATGTCGCACACAGGAATTGTGATGCTTctaattttgatttttattcttttaatacatattttgtatttgagCAACCAGACTTTTATGTCATACTCTTCAATATTTATGCCCATATggtttaaatacagtatatggttTATCTgtgtgattcattcattcacttcatTTCATACTGTCTATACAATATAACTCCTCTGGCTACcgtaaacaaacatttaaaaactggAAAGCTGTCGTTTTTCGATTATGTTAATCTGGTCTGTGAGTCACTGCTGGTGCCAGTAGAGTTATATTGATGTTTCAAGGAACTTTACATTGAAACTGTATAAACATTACTCACAAAGAGAGGGTTGGTGTCATTGCATGAGCTCAGGAGAGGCGGCCTGTTCAATGCCACTCCTGTCACCTGCATTTGCATTAACTGGCTTATCTGTCTAATTTACAGTGCGTTATTAagcaagagaaacagaaagaaaaagaaggaaaaaagccaTCTGCAGAGGACGTTCCCCCGATGCCACGACCCAAAGTCTGGACATAAACTATGCTGCCATAAGTTGTCGCCTATGATTTCTCCATGTGTCCTCCTTGTCTTACCTATTTCATGTTTCCCATTTAACGCCTGCAGCATCCCAGGCGGGAGAAAAGCTTACCTTTTCGGTCCAGTTGGTCTCTGTCTGGCTGTTCTACTGTCTATTATCTGTCCCAAGATTTATACTGTGTTCCCATGTTTCTGTTTACGGTAGAAGGGGATACATTGTTGTATCAAGGATActtatgttgcttttttttcaaCCCCCTAGATCTGCAAGAAGGATGCTGGTATTTACCAGGTAACCCTGAAGGACGAGAGAGGCAAAGATAAGAGCACCTTCAATCTGACTGATGAGGGTAAAGTCTTTCATGAATGTCATATATTCACTGTTTGAAGTAGACATCTATGCTGTTAGTCTTGCAAAGAAAAATGTAAGCTTAGTGAATATGACATTAATTGCTgttctcatttttttctccaggCTACCAAGCTGTAATGAATGAGCTGTTCAGGGTTATTGGTGAGTCATTAAACTTCACACAAGCAGTAATGAAGAACTACTCATACTGCAGTCAATGCACAACCTTTTTGACAGCTAAAGATGGAAATGTTTTATGCAGTATTGTATACCATTGATCTATATGGTTCCCTTAGGATGTAAATAAATgacttgcttttatttattgtttttttcttttagccaACTCCTCCACTGATGTTAAAGTCATCAGCACTGAACACGGCATCATCCTCTACTCCATGGTCACATATTACACTGAGGAGCAGCATGTTGGTTGGCTTCATAAGTATGTAAAATCAACCTTATTCGCACTGGTATACACTAATATGAACACAACTCTTTTAAATTCTGTTGTTTAATGTAGTTGTTACCAAACACATATCCTGGATCTTTCTGGTGCCCATGAGATAAAATGTGCCAGCATAtatgttaaataataatttcaccAATAGTGAACAACATGCAGagttaaaatatatatgaattTGGCTATTTTAACCATAATTGGCCTGAAAAAAGCTTCCCACCTATCAGCCTAATTCTCTCAGTTGTGTACAGAGGTCAGACCTCTTCTTTTTGTAATAATACAGGGATAATTGTGCAGACTTTAAGGGTTGCTGTATAAACATTTTTGCACTACGTGATCTTTTTGTTTTACCTTTCTCTTCCTTAGAGATGCTAAGATTTCTGCCTCAGAGAGAGTTAAGTCTGGAGTCACAGGAGAGCAGCTTTGGCTTAAGATCAATGAGCCCACTGAGAAGGACAAGGGCAAATACACCATGGACATCTTTGATGGCAAGGACGGTGTAAAGAG of Thunnus thynnus chromosome 12, fThuThy2.1, whole genome shotgun sequence contains these proteins:
- the myom1a gene encoding myomesin 1a (skelemin) isoform X1, which gives rise to MSGSLQVSMKHHRHQHQHHHLHQEHHQEHHQAHHQAHHQHHEEHHHRQHQHQEHHHHQHQEHHLKQHHESSHHLSAKSSVSQQSFSTFKTTSHRVKTSVKTEKGQEVVKLSPLPKRAKRTYLAMDTDKEVIGYVVPVFRANHDVVRGLMEAQEEERTEEGINYVAMRNLFVREAKESLDVKVEKKTRTMHVRESAERLELGKTMGEWVEFRRKMNPDSLTHPPEFVVKPRGQTVWEGKTVKLHCTVAGWPKPRIAWYKNNVLIDAKAHSEKYHVESNYNMHSLEIKNCDFLDTAQYHVSALNVKGEMSSVATIVVKRFGEGEEAGPLDVKPHGFCAEHGVTFKTTIIDKFEVAFGHEGETLSLGCTVIVYPTVKKYQPEVVWYRDSVPLKDSKWVHTHWSGERATLTLVHLNKEDEGRYTLRVNTKSGFDTYSAYVFVKDADVEVEGVPVAPLDVRCHDANKDYVVVTWKQPAVEGSSSILGYYIDRCEVGTHHWAQCNDTPVKYTRFPVTGLVEGRSYIFRVTALNKSGVSRPSRVSDPVMAMDPSDRARLHAGPSAPWTGMIKFTEEEPTVGVVPGEPSDVVVTEATKSYVVLAWKPPIQRGHEGVMYYIEKCISGTDSWQRVNTSMPVKSPRFALFDLAEGKSYSFRVRCCNSAGVGDPSISTGEITVGDKLDLPSVPGDAVAIRNTDTSVVVTWGASKDVKHLVGYYVECSVVGTEVWMPCNNKPVKQTRFVCHGLTTGANYVFRVKAVNAAGYSHTSVESDAVIVQAAISVPGKPTNVTLLEAVKDHMVLGWSAPANDGGADIRGYFVDYRTVKGGVHGKWHEMNHEAVTTTSYKAENLKENVFYQFQVRAMNMAGVSKASLHSANLECKEWTITVPGVPVGLHVLEVRDSSVVVLWEPPAFEGRTPVNGYYVDIKEASAGHKGWKAVHEKATKTKYLKVTGLKAGTSYVFRVRAQNLAGVGKPSATLGPVVAHTRSGNKEIYVDVDDDGVISMIFECSEMSEGSEFVWSKNYKTITDSSRLTIVTEHGRSRAIFNSPSLEDLGIFSCVVTNTDGISSSYTLTEEGLMRLLDISHEHKFPVIPFKQEMSMELLEKGRVRFWTQLEKFTADCQVEYVFNDVIVSEGKKYQMHFDKSTGIIEMYLESLEVTDEGTFTFNLVDGKAKGTTSLVLIGEEFRELQKKSEFERAEWIRKQGPHFVEYLNFTVTPECDVLLKCKIGNIKPETEIFWSKDNIEIKEDDEEAQKIEQKDGVLTFNIGKCVIKQEKQKEKEGKKPSAEDVPPMPRPKICKKDAGIYQVTLKDERGKDKSTFNLTDEGYQAVMNELFRVIANSSTDVKVISTEHGIILYSMVTYYTEEQHVGWLHKDAKISASERVKSGVTGEQLWLKINEPTEKDKGKYTMDIFDGKDGVKRVFDLSGQVWEEAFEEFQRLKAAAIAERNRARVVGGLPDVVAIQEGKSLNLTGNVWGEPVPEVSWMKNERELVSDDHYKLKFEHGKFASITIAAVTTADSGKYALLVKNKYGTEAGEFTVSVYNPDEEEKEEKKD
- the myom1a gene encoding myomesin 1a (skelemin) isoform X2, encoding MSGSLQVSMKHHRHQHQHHHLHQEHHQEHHQAHHQAHHQHHEEHHHRQHQHQEHHHHQHQEHHLKQHHESSHHLSAKSSVSQQSFSTFKTTSHRVKTSVKTEKGQEVVKLSPLPKRAKRTYLAMDTDKEVIGYVVPVFRANHDVVRGLMEAQEEERTEEGINYVAMRNLFVREAKESLDVKVEKKTRTMHVRESAERLELGKTMGEWVEFRRKMNPDSLTHPPEFVVKPRGQTVWEGKTVKLHCTVAGWPKPRIAWYKNNVLIDAKAHSEKYHVESNYNMHSLEIKNCDFLDTAQYHVSALNVKGEMSSVATIVVKRFGEGEEAGPLDVKPHGFCAEHGVTFKTTIIDKFEVAFGHEGETLSLGCTVIVYPTVKKYQPEVVWYRDSVPLKDSKWVHTHWSGERATLTLVHLNKEDEGRYTLRVNTKSGFDTYSAYVFVKDADVEVEGVPVAPLDVRCHDANKDYVVVTWKQPAVEGSSSILGYYIDRCEVGTHHWAQCNDTPVKYTRFPVTGLVEGRSYIFRVTALNKSGVSRPSRVSDPVMAMDPSDRARLHAGPSAPWTGMIKFTEEEPTVGVVPGEPSDVVVTEATKSYVVLAWKPPIQRGHEGVMYYIEKCISGTDSWQRVNTSMPVKSPRFALFDLAEGKSYSFRVRCCNSAGVGDPSISTGEITVGDKLDLPSVPGDAVAIRNTDTSVVVTWGASKDVKHLVGYYVECSVVGTEVWMPCNNKPVKQTRFVCHGLTTGANYVFRVKAVNAAGYSHTSVESDAVIVQAAISVPGKPTNVTLLEAVKDHMVLGWSAPANDGGADIRGYFVDYRTVKGGVHGKWHEMNHEAVTTTSYKAENLKENVFYQFQVRAMNMAGVSKASLHSANLECKEWTITVPGVPVGLHVLEVRDSSVVVLWEPPAFEGRTPVNGYYVDIKEASAGHKGWKAVHEKATKTKYLKVTGLKAGTSYVFRVRAQNLAGVGKPSATLGPVVAHTRSGNKEIYVDVDDDGVISMIFECSEMSEGSEFVWSKNYKTITDSSRLTIVTEHGRSRAIFNSPSLEDLGIFSCVVTNTDGISSSYTLTEEGLMRLLDISHEHKFPVIPFKQEMSMELLEKGRVRFWTQLEKFTADCQVEYVFNDVIVSEGKKYQMHFDKSTGIIEMYLESLEVTDEGTFTFNLVDGKAKGTTSLVLIGEEFRELQKKSEFERAEWIRKQGPHFVEYLNFTVTPECDVLLKCKIGNIKPETEIFWSKDNIEIKEDDEEAQKIEQKDGVLTFNIGKICKKDAGIYQVTLKDERGKDKSTFNLTDEGYQAVMNELFRVIANSSTDVKVISTEHGIILYSMVTYYTEEQHVGWLHKDAKISASERVKSGVTGEQLWLKINEPTEKDKGKYTMDIFDGKDGVKRVFDLSGQVWEEAFEEFQRLKAAAIAERNRARVVGGLPDVVAIQEGKSLNLTGNVWGEPVPEVSWMKNERELVSDDHYKLKFEHGKFASITIAAVTTADSGKYALLVKNKYGTEAGEFTVSVYNPDEEEKEEKKD